The Epilithonimonas zeae genome contains a region encoding:
- a CDS encoding lacto-N-biose phosphorylase central domain-containing protein — translation MKQNIVKTLALGTLLTFGFSNAQNKPKVVLDNFFNNEKKENKETKVLESSHYTWNDTTNGGFSLLGEIFQKQGAEISTLTTAPSKNDLKNANIYIIVDADIDKEAYGGKANLIDAKSIKNLVKWVEKGGVLVLLSNDKGNSEFEHFNHLSEKFGIHFNEDSYNRVQKREFEQGKVMVPAGNEIFSEQKLYMKEVATISVKSPAKELLSAEGKNIAAIAKFGKGTVFALGDPWCYNEYIDGKKLPADFTNYQGTEEWVKWLLKQVSKK, via the coding sequence ATGAAGCAGAATATCGTAAAAACATTAGCATTAGGAACGCTCCTAACATTCGGATTTTCCAATGCTCAAAACAAACCAAAAGTTGTTTTAGACAACTTTTTCAACAACGAAAAAAAGGAAAATAAAGAAACCAAAGTTTTGGAATCCTCTCATTATACTTGGAATGATACAACCAATGGAGGATTTTCTTTGTTGGGTGAAATCTTCCAAAAGCAGGGTGCGGAAATCAGTACATTAACAACAGCTCCTTCAAAAAATGATTTAAAAAACGCTAATATTTACATCATTGTAGATGCCGATATCGACAAAGAAGCGTACGGTGGAAAAGCCAATTTGATTGATGCAAAATCTATTAAAAATTTAGTAAAATGGGTAGAAAAAGGAGGTGTTTTGGTTTTGCTAAGCAATGATAAAGGAAATTCTGAGTTCGAACATTTCAATCATTTATCAGAAAAATTCGGTATTCATTTCAACGAAGACAGTTACAACAGAGTCCAGAAAAGAGAATTTGAACAAGGAAAAGTGATGGTTCCGGCTGGAAATGAGATTTTCTCTGAGCAAAAATTATATATGAAAGAAGTGGCGACGATTTCTGTGAAAAGTCCGGCAAAAGAATTGCTGTCGGCGGAAGGTAAAAATATCGCAGCCATTGCAAAATTCGGCAAGGGAACTGTTTTCGCATTGGGCGACCCGTGGTGTTACAATGAATATATCGACGGCAAAAAACTTCCGGCAGATTTCACCAATTATCAGGGAACTGAAGAATGGGTAAAATGGTTGCTGAAGCAGGTTTCTAAAAAATAA
- a CDS encoding rhamnogalacturonan lyase, which yields MKYIFITSAIFLSQTFFAQRQMEYLKRGIVAIPAESGVFVSWRLLGTEAQNTHFDVYRTENNQTKKLNAKPLLNETNFLDKTADKGKNYTYFVKSNTQHQEVDQDFAKYTANQKPYFSIPLKTPTGYTPNDASVADLDGDGEYEIILHQTGRSKDNSQKGETDPPIIQAYKLNGQFLWEINLGKNIREGAHYTQFLVYDLDQDGKAEIVMKTADGSKDGKGKFIGDPTKNYVNENGMILSGPEYLTVFDGQTGAEINTVNYQVPRFARSLNPTNEEMTETWGDAKGNRIDRFLGAVAYLDGKTPSVIMSRGYYTRTAIAAWDYKDKKLSLKWLFDTESSEENKKYRGQGNHNLSIADVDNDGKDEIVFGAMTVDDDGKVLNSTGFGHGDALHVGDLDPTNPGLEIFDIQERFDDAGAHFRDGKTGKVLWKLPSTVYSEAGKFQGPGRGLSLNIDPRYEGSESWAAGAGLKGVYNTKGKKISSKNPPANMGIYWDGDFLSEILDGTVVSKWDWEKEKSNLIFDAKTFQCESNNGTKKNPALVADLYGDWREEVIYRTADNQELRIFSTTIPTKHRLYTLMHNPQYRLSIVWQNVGYNQPPHTDYYLDESLKEMPKPNVTTIKSLNKIDK from the coding sequence ATGAAATATATCTTCATTACATCCGCCATTTTTCTTTCGCAGACATTCTTTGCCCAAAGACAAATGGAATACCTGAAAAGAGGAATTGTTGCGATTCCTGCAGAATCAGGCGTTTTTGTGAGTTGGCGTTTGCTGGGAACGGAAGCTCAGAATACGCATTTCGATGTGTATCGTACAGAAAATAATCAGACTAAAAAGTTGAATGCAAAACCTTTGCTCAACGAGACTAATTTTTTAGATAAAACCGCTGACAAAGGAAAAAATTACACCTATTTCGTAAAATCAAATACACAACATCAGGAAGTTGACCAGGATTTTGCAAAATATACAGCAAATCAAAAACCTTATTTTTCAATTCCGTTGAAAACACCAACTGGTTACACTCCGAATGATGCTTCAGTGGCCGATTTGGATGGTGACGGAGAATACGAAATCATCCTTCATCAAACAGGACGTTCGAAAGACAACAGTCAGAAAGGAGAAACTGACCCGCCAATTATTCAGGCTTATAAACTGAACGGACAGTTTCTGTGGGAAATTAATTTAGGAAAAAATATTAGAGAAGGAGCGCATTATACGCAGTTTTTGGTATATGATTTAGACCAGGACGGAAAAGCGGAAATCGTGATGAAAACTGCCGACGGAAGTAAAGATGGAAAAGGAAAATTTATTGGAGACCCGACCAAAAATTACGTCAACGAAAACGGAATGATTCTTTCCGGACCAGAATATCTGACAGTTTTTGACGGACAAACCGGAGCAGAAATCAATACCGTTAATTATCAGGTTCCAAGATTTGCTAGAAGTTTAAACCCAACTAACGAAGAAATGACCGAAACTTGGGGAGATGCCAAAGGAAACCGCATCGACCGGTTTTTAGGAGCAGTTGCTTACCTTGACGGAAAAACACCGAGTGTGATTATGTCGAGAGGTTATTATACAAGAACGGCGATTGCAGCTTGGGATTATAAAGATAAAAAACTCAGTTTGAAATGGCTTTTCGATACCGAAAGTTCGGAAGAAAATAAAAAATACCGCGGTCAAGGAAATCATAATTTAAGCATTGCAGACGTTGATAACGACGGAAAAGACGAAATTGTTTTCGGAGCGATGACTGTGGATGACGATGGAAAAGTGTTGAACAGCACAGGTTTTGGTCACGGCGATGCGTTGCACGTTGGAGACTTAGACCCGACCAATCCGGGATTGGAAATTTTTGATATTCAGGAGAGGTTTGATGATGCAGGAGCGCATTTCAGAGATGGAAAAACAGGAAAAGTTTTATGGAAATTACCGTCAACAGTTTACAGTGAAGCGGGAAAATTTCAGGGTCCGGGAAGAGGTTTATCTTTGAATATTGACCCTCGTTACGAAGGTTCAGAATCTTGGGCTGCCGGAGCTGGACTGAAAGGAGTTTACAATACCAAAGGAAAAAAAATAAGCAGTAAAAATCCTCCTGCTAATATGGGAATTTATTGGGATGGTGATTTTTTAAGTGAAATTTTAGATGGAACTGTCGTTTCAAAATGGGATTGGGAAAAAGAAAAGTCTAATTTAATATTTGATGCTAAAACTTTCCAGTGTGAGTCTAACAACGGGACTAAGAAAAATCCGGCTTTGGTTGCAGATTTATATGGAGATTGGCGAGAAGAAGTGATTTACAGAACAGCCGACAATCAGGAATTGAGAATTTTTTCTACAACAATTCCAACGAAGCATAGATTGTACACTTTGATGCATAATCCGCAATATCGTTTGAGTATTGTATGGCAAAATGTAGGGTACAATCAGCCTCCGCATACCGATTATTATTTAGATGAATCTTTGAAGGAAATGCCAAAACCTAATGTGACAACAATAAAATCTTTAAATAAAATTGATAAATAA
- a CDS encoding glycoside hydrolase family 88/105 protein: MKRSLIKNGFFALIIGVLSSCSTQKSSSVNKVEIPDKKEVLEVAQRANQYFMDKWPDTKKDIVGKKVWPSNLWTRAVYYEGLMALYSVDPKKEYYDYAMSWANNHNWDLQRGTYTRNADHQACGQTYLDLYEIDGRKNPERIKNVKAAMDSMIATPKVDDWWWIDALQMSMPIFTKLGRITGEQKYFDKNYEMYAFTKYRHGGNGLYNAKDKLWWRDKSFVPPYAEPNGEDCYWSRGNGWVVAALARTLEDTPKSDAHYQEYLQDYKDLLSALLPIQREDGFWNVSLHDPTNFGGKEMTGTALFVYGMAYGINKGLIDKKTYLPVLTKAWNAIVKDSVQPNGFLGWVQGTGKEPKDGQPLAIDKVPDFEDYGLGCLLLAASEVYQLK; encoded by the coding sequence ATGAAAAGATCATTAATTAAAAATGGATTTTTCGCCTTGATCATTGGAGTTTTGTCCTCTTGTTCAACTCAAAAATCTAGCTCGGTAAACAAAGTTGAAATTCCTGACAAGAAAGAAGTTCTGGAAGTCGCTCAACGTGCCAATCAATATTTTATGGACAAATGGCCGGATACCAAAAAAGATATTGTCGGCAAAAAAGTCTGGCCAAGTAATCTATGGACGAGAGCGGTTTATTATGAAGGATTGATGGCTTTATATTCAGTAGACCCAAAGAAAGAGTATTACGATTATGCAATGTCGTGGGCAAACAATCACAATTGGGATTTACAGCGTGGAACATACACCCGAAATGCAGACCATCAGGCTTGCGGACAAACCTATCTTGACCTTTACGAAATCGACGGAAGAAAAAATCCTGAAAGAATTAAAAATGTAAAAGCTGCTATGGACAGTATGATTGCCACTCCAAAAGTTGATGATTGGTGGTGGATTGATGCCCTTCAAATGTCGATGCCTATTTTTACGAAGTTAGGTAGAATTACAGGTGAGCAAAAGTATTTTGACAAGAATTACGAGATGTACGCTTTCACCAAATATAGACACGGCGGAAATGGTTTGTACAATGCAAAAGATAAACTTTGGTGGAGAGATAAAAGTTTTGTTCCGCCTTACGCAGAACCGAATGGAGAAGATTGTTATTGGAGCAGAGGGAACGGTTGGGTTGTTGCGGCTTTAGCGAGAACTTTGGAAGATACGCCTAAGTCGGATGCGCATTATCAGGAATATTTGCAGGATTACAAAGACCTTTTATCGGCTTTGCTTCCGATTCAGAGAGAGGATGGTTTTTGGAATGTGAGTCTTCACGATCCAACCAATTTCGGCGGGAAAGAGATGACCGGAACAGCGCTTTTCGTTTATGGAATGGCGTATGGAATTAATAAAGGTTTGATTGATAAAAAAACATATTTGCCAGTTCTTACTAAAGCTTGGAATGCAATTGTGAAAGATTCTGTTCAACCGAACGGATTTTTAGGCTGGGTTCAGGGGACTGGAAAGGAGCCGAAGGATGGGCAGCCTTTAGCGATTGACAAAGTTCCTGATTTTGAAGATTATGGATTAGGGTGTTTGTTGTTAGCTGCAAGCGAGGTTTATCAACTAAAATAG
- the rhaT gene encoding L-rhamnose/proton symporter RhaT yields MNALLGVIFHFLGGFSSGSFYLPYKKVKGWQWETFWLIGGVFSWIIVPPLAAFLTIPDFWEIIQNENSSILGLTFLFGALWGIGGFMYGLGVRYLGVALGSSIMLGLTMVIGSLLPSIFYEFYPQAGKDNIGLMLSSDWGKMVLLGLLICIVGIVISGKAGVMKDKELQTDSIDPHGVEVKTEYKFGLGLIVAIISGVLSACFNFGLEAGKPMAHVANEAWKLANPNQGEFLFQNNVTYVVVLWGGMASNLIGCLYLSFKNKSYTDYTKKNVPFVKNIIFCALAGTMWFLQFFFYGMGESKMGNGPSSWILHMAFIILIANLWGVIIKEWKGVSKKTISTIVLGMLVMFISILIVGYGNSLR; encoded by the coding sequence ATGAATGCATTATTAGGAGTTATTTTTCATTTTTTAGGAGGTTTTTCATCAGGCAGTTTTTATTTGCCTTATAAAAAAGTAAAAGGCTGGCAATGGGAAACTTTTTGGTTGATTGGAGGTGTGTTTTCGTGGATTATTGTTCCACCTTTAGCCGCTTTTCTTACCATTCCTGATTTCTGGGAAATTATCCAAAATGAAAATTCATCAATTTTAGGATTGACATTTTTGTTTGGTGCACTTTGGGGAATTGGAGGTTTTATGTACGGTTTGGGCGTTCGTTATCTGGGCGTTGCCTTGGGAAGCAGTATTATGTTAGGATTGACGATGGTAATTGGTTCGCTTCTTCCTTCCATTTTTTATGAATTCTATCCACAAGCGGGAAAAGACAACATCGGTTTGATGCTTTCCAGTGATTGGGGAAAAATGGTTCTTTTAGGATTGTTGATTTGTATTGTCGGAATTGTCATTAGTGGTAAAGCTGGTGTAATGAAGGACAAAGAACTTCAAACCGATTCTATCGACCCGCACGGTGTAGAAGTGAAGACAGAATATAAATTTGGTTTGGGATTGATTGTAGCCATTATTTCAGGAGTTCTGAGTGCTTGTTTTAATTTTGGTCTGGAAGCAGGGAAACCAATGGCACACGTGGCCAACGAAGCTTGGAAATTGGCCAATCCAAATCAGGGAGAATTTCTTTTTCAGAATAATGTAACTTATGTGGTTGTACTTTGGGGAGGAATGGCTTCTAACCTTATCGGATGTCTTTATCTTTCATTTAAAAATAAATCTTATACCGATTATACCAAGAAAAATGTCCCATTTGTAAAGAATATTATTTTCTGTGCATTAGCCGGAACAATGTGGTTTTTACAATTTTTCTTCTACGGGATGGGAGAGAGTAAAATGGGAAATGGACCTAGTTCGTGGATTTTACATATGGCATTCATTATTTTAATTGCCAATCTTTGGGGTGTAATAATCAAAGAATGGAAAGGCGTTTCCAAAAAAACAATTTCAACTATTGTATTAGGAATGCTGGTAATGTTTATCTCTATACTCATTGTAGGGTATGGTAATTCTTTACGATAA
- a CDS encoding SusC/RagA family TonB-linked outer membrane protein, whose product MSLIIKHKNVKRIVFPAFLLSSHLLLAQQVPNDSTKISTKDIDEVVVIGYGTVKKSDLTGSVSSVSAKDLAATPAMNALQALQGRAAGLNIVTASGAPGATANVTIRGGASITQGTEPLYIVDGFQLDNALNVINPNDIESIDVLKGASAIAIYGARGSNGIIVIKTKGGKKGKTIINYNNFTSFDTLSKKLDMLSNAEDYVKYQYEMANLAGRTAQWSNYFDNNLAPETPGFHTGVFNRIDERYANTSTLDWQEKMLGGSGVTTNHNFNFSVGTEKTQAFVSYNYNKQDGLLDNFSETRNSLRANIKSELYKGIRVDFNSVFNTNSLNGGGAYSGMKKILLQPIIGGTRFSLNQLFNTQTYGDFAALDPSYDTENPFIELQASTSNARNRNFVANAGVEIDFLKNFTFRTAGQYNWRNVKSTSFSDENSRANLTDPTTTGINGKIGNSESYGYQITNTVTYNNTFGDKHKINALIGQEVVYSQSESNNLTLIKFPFPNFGLDDISTATVSDKSTDRSSNSLLSYFGRVNYNYDDRYLLTATIRRDGSSKFGPNNKWGTFPSVAAAWRASQEGFWQNSKITNVINDLKFRFEYGVTGNNDIGNNLFLTTYSITDYPMNNTPGNPVYVTSSNLGNPFLRWEEMKTTNVGVDLGLFNNRIKLTSEWYNNIVDGMLMSAVLPASSGYSKQYQNIGSMRNRGIEFTLNTINLKSDDFRWTTDFNIGHNRSKVLSLEKGRDSRTFSVGSNRAGVVTYYATVGEQLGEMYGYVYQGIYTTDDFTQNANGTLTLKDGVVKPATGTPKPGDIKFAADNEAGDQFTRKMVKIGDATPDFIGGISNNFSYKGFDLAVFMKFSVGGDVYNATKHSLSPYALFQNVPSEFGTNFYHLIDPNTGQQTMNLARLKELNPNEDSRLWSLSNTNTQTITYPSSYYVEDGSYLRIAQLTLGYSLPKSFLRDIMVTNARIYVTVNNLATITGYSGFDPEVSAASGVAVTPGYDSSTFPRSRSYVLGINLTF is encoded by the coding sequence ATGTCATTGATAATTAAACACAAGAATGTAAAGAGAATTGTTTTTCCGGCTTTTCTGCTTTCATCTCATTTGCTCTTGGCTCAACAGGTTCCAAATGATAGTACAAAAATTAGTACTAAAGATATTGATGAGGTCGTTGTCATCGGATATGGAACGGTTAAAAAATCTGACCTTACAGGTTCTGTATCTTCTGTTTCCGCAAAAGACCTGGCGGCAACTCCGGCAATGAATGCTTTACAGGCTTTACAGGGTAGAGCGGCAGGTTTGAACATTGTAACTGCAAGTGGTGCGCCTGGTGCAACTGCCAACGTAACCATCCGTGGTGGTGCATCTATTACTCAGGGAACAGAACCACTTTATATTGTGGATGGTTTCCAATTAGACAACGCTCTAAACGTCATCAATCCTAATGACATAGAAAGTATTGATGTATTAAAAGGTGCTTCTGCTATTGCGATTTATGGTGCACGTGGCTCTAATGGTATTATCGTTATCAAAACGAAGGGTGGTAAGAAAGGAAAAACTATTATCAACTATAATAATTTTACATCGTTTGATACATTGTCTAAAAAACTGGATATGCTTTCTAATGCAGAGGATTATGTAAAATACCAGTACGAGATGGCTAATCTGGCTGGAAGAACTGCACAGTGGAGCAATTATTTCGATAATAATCTTGCACCGGAAACTCCTGGCTTCCATACCGGTGTATTTAACAGGATTGATGAAAGATACGCAAATACTTCCACACTTGACTGGCAGGAGAAAATGCTTGGTGGGTCTGGGGTAACTACGAACCATAACTTTAATTTTTCTGTAGGAACTGAAAAAACGCAGGCCTTTGTAAGTTATAATTATAATAAGCAGGATGGTTTGCTTGACAACTTTAGCGAGACTAGAAACTCGTTGAGAGCAAATATTAAATCCGAACTGTACAAGGGTATTAGGGTAGATTTCAATTCTGTATTCAATACCAATTCCTTAAATGGTGGAGGTGCTTATTCTGGGATGAAAAAGATATTACTACAGCCGATTATTGGTGGAACACGTTTCAGCCTGAATCAGCTTTTCAATACACAGACTTATGGTGACTTTGCAGCTTTGGATCCAAGTTATGATACTGAGAATCCATTTATCGAACTTCAAGCATCTACCTCCAATGCCCGCAATAGAAATTTTGTGGCTAATGCAGGTGTGGAAATCGATTTTCTTAAAAATTTCACCTTCAGAACGGCGGGACAGTATAACTGGAGAAACGTTAAATCTACTTCCTTCTCCGATGAAAATTCAAGAGCTAATCTTACAGATCCTACAACTACCGGTATCAACGGAAAGATTGGAAACAGCGAATCTTACGGCTATCAGATTACGAATACAGTGACTTATAACAATACCTTTGGAGATAAACACAAAATTAATGCATTGATAGGTCAGGAAGTCGTTTACTCACAATCAGAAAGCAATAACCTAACTTTAATAAAATTTCCTTTTCCCAACTTCGGATTAGATGATATTTCTACTGCGACCGTTTCTGACAAATCTACAGATAGAAGCAGCAATAGTCTATTATCCTACTTTGGAAGAGTAAACTATAATTACGATGACAGATATTTATTAACCGCAACCATTAGACGTGATGGATCGTCAAAGTTTGGACCGAATAATAAATGGGGAACTTTTCCATCCGTAGCCGCAGCTTGGAGAGCGTCTCAGGAAGGTTTCTGGCAGAATTCTAAAATAACAAATGTTATTAATGATTTGAAATTCAGATTCGAGTATGGTGTGACAGGGAATAATGACATCGGAAATAATCTCTTCCTCACGACCTATTCTATAACGGATTATCCAATGAATAACACACCAGGAAATCCAGTGTACGTTACAAGCTCTAATCTTGGAAATCCTTTTCTAAGATGGGAAGAAATGAAAACTACCAATGTTGGTGTTGACCTGGGACTATTTAATAACAGAATCAAACTGACGTCTGAATGGTATAATAATATTGTAGACGGAATGCTGATGTCAGCTGTTCTTCCAGCGTCATCAGGGTATTCAAAACAATATCAGAATATTGGAAGTATGAGAAACAGAGGTATAGAATTTACTTTGAATACTATTAACTTGAAATCAGACGACTTCAGATGGACAACAGATTTCAACATTGGACATAACCGTTCCAAGGTTCTTTCTTTAGAAAAAGGAAGAGATTCCAGAACCTTCAGTGTGGGAAGTAACAGAGCAGGAGTTGTAACCTATTATGCGACAGTTGGGGAGCAGCTCGGTGAGATGTATGGTTACGTTTATCAAGGTATTTACACTACAGACGATTTTACCCAGAATGCCAATGGGACTCTAACACTTAAGGATGGTGTAGTAAAACCGGCAACTGGAACGCCAAAACCTGGAGATATTAAGTTCGCTGCAGATAACGAAGCAGGCGATCAGTTTACAAGAAAAATGGTGAAAATTGGAGATGCGACGCCTGACTTCATTGGAGGTATCAGTAATAACTTCTCTTACAAAGGTTTTGATTTGGCCGTGTTTATGAAGTTCAGCGTTGGAGGTGATGTTTACAATGCAACTAAACATAGTTTAAGTCCATATGCTTTGTTCCAAAACGTTCCATCGGAATTCGGAACTAACTTCTATCATTTGATTGACCCCAACACAGGACAACAGACCATGAATCTGGCAAGGCTGAAAGAGCTAAATCCAAATGAAGATTCTCGTCTTTGGAGCCTTAGCAATACCAATACTCAGACTATTACTTATCCATCATCTTATTATGTAGAAGATGGTTCTTATCTTAGAATTGCACAGTTGACTTTAGGGTATTCTTTACCAAAAAGCTTCCTGAGAGACATTATGGTGACTAATGCCAGAATATATGTTACGGTTAATAATCTTGCTACCATTACAGGTTATTCAGGTTTCGACCCGGAGGTTTCTGCTGCAAGTGGAGTAGCTGTAACTCCTGGTTATGACAGTTCTACATTTCCAAGGTCAAGAAGTTACGTTCTTGGAATTAATTTAACGTTTTAA
- a CDS encoding RagB/SusD family nutrient uptake outer membrane protein — translation MKNIFNQHRLIKKVVVMSSVVLTVLATNSCSDDFLDQPSYNNTDSNKVFENLQTAEMFVLGCYRGLVPAEMFYQLGAGDTVNHSLEALNNSKYNIGNYNYDAYTPFTVTGIYSAMYAVIERTNIAVYQLGKMAASEKRDALIGEAKSIRAFCYYNLIRIYGDVPSVFEPLETLDPNDENTFYPKRASRDEIYDRIVGDLQEAAVNVPTLAASGYGTTERLSKEGVNALLAKIALYAAGYSLRWELNTSNPGVVSRRSDNARVRELYQIADNACAAIITGGTKSLVQSQSGKSGFEALWFNFDRRNFGAVNSEMLWHIASLGQNTNSAFQVYAHPGYRGGVFGSRSSQQMILPSYYLSFNQNDTRRDVTCTSYSVYFLEAGAAGDTFVDVGTTYSAIMPGKFRLSWSVEPQAAADRNLNIPLLRYADVLLMYAETQNYLNNGPTAAANAALTAVRTRAGIGSLPLPSGQADFLKAIVQERKWEFAGEFMLRTDLIRTNSLTTEIEATRQDMKDLTRRLGKYANVATYRLYKFHKNSQVYGDPFLALPYIDITNPTEIATIKNVPTSSANYAAYQTALRAIVAAHGQPTSTDDKWYPTQMFEAYTSTFNGNARKAVGFGAGFNVLGMGNNMYSKAFGYAENGNAYPGWVESANDGLFFGFQTNKTELLPFAAASAGHPMIDNPNLTQLPGY, via the coding sequence ATGAAAAATATATTTAATCAACATAGACTTATAAAAAAAGTGGTGGTAATGTCTTCAGTTGTGCTAACTGTTCTTGCTACCAATTCCTGCAGCGATGATTTCCTGGATCAGCCTTCTTATAACAATACAGATTCTAATAAAGTTTTTGAAAATTTACAGACTGCGGAAATGTTTGTTTTAGGATGTTACAGAGGGCTTGTTCCTGCAGAGATGTTCTATCAGCTTGGCGCTGGTGATACAGTGAACCATTCGCTGGAGGCACTTAATAATTCAAAATATAATATCGGAAACTATAATTATGATGCCTATACACCTTTTACCGTAACAGGAATTTACTCTGCTATGTATGCTGTGATTGAGCGTACTAATATTGCAGTTTATCAACTTGGAAAAATGGCGGCGAGTGAGAAGAGGGACGCCTTGATAGGAGAGGCTAAGTCGATTCGGGCATTTTGTTATTATAATCTTATCAGGATTTATGGCGATGTACCTTCGGTATTCGAGCCATTGGAAACATTAGACCCAAATGATGAAAATACGTTCTATCCAAAACGTGCATCACGTGATGAAATTTATGATAGGATTGTAGGCGATTTGCAGGAAGCTGCAGTCAATGTACCTACCTTGGCAGCAAGCGGATACGGAACTACTGAACGTTTGTCAAAAGAAGGTGTCAATGCCTTATTGGCTAAAATTGCGCTTTACGCTGCTGGTTATTCACTTCGTTGGGAATTAAATACTTCTAATCCGGGTGTTGTTTCTCGCCGTTCGGATAATGCAAGAGTAAGAGAGCTTTATCAGATTGCAGATAATGCTTGCGCGGCTATCATCACTGGTGGTACAAAAAGTCTTGTACAAAGCCAAAGTGGAAAGAGTGGATTCGAAGCATTATGGTTCAACTTTGATCGTAGAAATTTTGGTGCAGTTAATTCCGAAATGCTTTGGCATATTGCATCTCTGGGACAGAATACCAATTCTGCATTCCAGGTCTACGCACATCCTGGTTACCGTGGTGGTGTCTTTGGATCTCGTTCTTCACAACAAATGATCTTACCATCGTATTACCTTTCCTTTAATCAAAATGACACACGTAGAGATGTTACTTGTACGTCTTACAGTGTCTACTTCCTGGAAGCGGGAGCTGCAGGCGATACTTTTGTAGATGTAGGTACAACTTATTCTGCGATTATGCCAGGCAAGTTTAGACTGTCTTGGAGTGTAGAACCGCAGGCTGCTGCTGACAGAAACCTTAATATTCCATTGCTGAGATATGCTGATGTTCTATTGATGTATGCAGAAACTCAAAATTATCTTAATAATGGTCCTACAGCTGCTGCCAATGCTGCGTTAACAGCCGTCCGTACAAGAGCTGGCATTGGTTCATTACCATTACCATCCGGACAAGCCGACTTTTTGAAAGCTATTGTTCAGGAAAGAAAGTGGGAATTTGCAGGGGAGTTTATGCTTCGTACAGATCTTATCAGAACCAATAGCTTAACTACTGAAATCGAAGCCACTAGACAGGATATGAAAGACTTGACTAGAAGATTGGGTAAATATGCTAATGTTGCCACTTACAGACTGTACAAATTCCACAAAAATTCTCAGGTTTATGGTGATCCGTTTTTAGCTTTACCATACATTGATATTACCAATCCAACGGAAATTGCGACCATCAAAAATGTTCCTACCAGTTCAGCAAATTATGCAGCTTATCAAACAGCATTAAGAGCGATTGTAGCAGCACACGGACAGCCAACTTCCACAGATGATAAATGGTATCCTACACAAATGTTTGAAGCTTATACCAGTACATTTAATGGTAATGCGAGAAAAGCTGTAGGGTTTGGAGCAGGATTCAACGTTTTGGGAATGGGTAACAATATGTATTCTAAAGCGTTTGGTTATGCTGAGAATGGAAATGCGTATCCAGGTTGGGTAGAGTCTGCTAATGATGGTTTATTCTTCGGATTCCAGACCAACAAGACAGAATTGTTGCCATTTGCAGCTGCGTCTGCAGGACACCCAATGATAGATAACCCAAATCTGACCCAATTACCTGGTTATTAA